The proteins below are encoded in one region of Fibrobacter sp.:
- the speA gene encoding biosynthetic arginine decarboxylase: MKKWRIDDSRDLYNVKGWGVNFFDINEKGHATVHPLKEGGPDIDLYDLVQELSLRDVSTPMLLRFPDILDSRIEKINECFNKSRKEYGFKGSYYSIFPIKVNQQRAVLEEVVRHGKKFNIGLEAGSKPELHAVLANMDNPDALIICNGYKDEDFIELALLAQKMGKKIFIVVEKMNELHLVVELSRRIGVRPNIGIRIKLASSGSGKWEESGGYHSKFGLNSSELLEALDYIKEEKMEDCMKLIHFHLGSQITHIRNIKNGLREISQFYIQIRKMGMNLEFVDVGGGLGVDYDGTRSTNASSVNYSIQEYANDVVYALYEACEEVNLPHPNIIAESGRALSAHHSILVFNILETASQAFFDDEEHEIGDDAPDALKDLYGIYKGLSPKNLLESWHDAMQLNDDVLSGFKVGDYDLPTRAMSERLFWSIAREVNQIASELRHPPYELAELPRLLAEKYFGNFSLFQSLPDSWAIDQIFPVMPIQRLDEEPTVETTIQDVTCDSDGKIALFIRGGDVSHTLPLHKLKKNEPYYIAVYLVGAYQEILGDLHNLFGDTNAVHIVCNDQGGYEIEKVIDGESVEDVLDYVSFSDKALVRNMENWVTRSVKEGKISLQEGKEFLNIYRSGLYGYTYLE, from the coding sequence ATGAAAAAATGGCGCATTGACGATTCCCGCGACTTGTACAACGTCAAGGGTTGGGGCGTGAACTTCTTCGACATCAACGAGAAGGGCCACGCAACGGTTCACCCGCTCAAGGAAGGCGGTCCGGATATCGACCTGTACGACCTGGTGCAGGAACTTTCGCTCCGCGACGTCTCCACCCCGATGCTGCTTCGTTTCCCGGATATCCTAGACAGCCGCATCGAGAAGATCAACGAGTGCTTCAACAAGTCCCGCAAGGAATACGGCTTCAAGGGCAGCTACTACAGCATTTTCCCCATCAAGGTGAACCAGCAGCGCGCGGTCCTTGAAGAGGTGGTGCGCCACGGCAAAAAGTTCAACATCGGTCTCGAGGCCGGTTCCAAGCCCGAACTCCACGCGGTGCTTGCCAACATGGACAACCCCGACGCCCTCATCATCTGCAACGGCTACAAGGACGAAGACTTCATCGAGCTCGCCCTCCTCGCACAGAAGATGGGCAAGAAAATTTTCATCGTGGTTGAGAAGATGAACGAACTCCACCTGGTGGTGGAACTTTCCCGCCGTATCGGGGTGCGCCCCAACATCGGCATCCGCATCAAGCTGGCAAGTTCCGGCAGCGGCAAGTGGGAAGAATCCGGCGGATACCACAGCAAGTTCGGCCTCAACAGTTCCGAACTCCTGGAAGCGCTGGACTACATCAAGGAAGAGAAAATGGAAGACTGCATGAAGCTCATCCATTTCCACCTGGGTAGCCAGATCACGCATATCCGTAACATCAAGAACGGCCTTCGCGAAATTTCGCAGTTCTACATCCAGATTCGCAAGATGGGCATGAACCTGGAATTCGTCGATGTGGGCGGCGGCCTCGGCGTGGATTACGACGGCACCCGCAGCACTAACGCGAGCTCCGTGAACTACTCCATCCAGGAATACGCCAACGACGTGGTGTACGCGCTTTACGAAGCCTGCGAAGAGGTGAACCTCCCGCACCCGAACATCATCGCGGAATCGGGCCGAGCCCTTTCGGCCCACCATTCCATTCTGGTGTTCAACATTCTGGAAACCGCGAGCCAGGCCTTCTTCGACGACGAGGAACATGAGATTGGAGACGACGCTCCCGACGCCCTGAAAGACCTCTACGGAATTTACAAGGGACTTTCCCCCAAGAACCTGCTGGAAAGCTGGCACGATGCCATGCAGCTGAACGACGACGTGCTGAGCGGTTTCAAGGTGGGCGACTACGACCTGCCCACCCGCGCCATGAGCGAACGCCTGTTCTGGAGCATCGCCCGCGAGGTGAACCAGATTGCGTCCGAGCTGCGCCACCCGCCTTACGAACTGGCGGAACTCCCGCGCCTTTTGGCCGAAAAATACTTCGGCAACTTCAGCTTGTTCCAGAGCCTGCCCGACAGCTGGGCCATCGACCAGATTTTCCCGGTGATGCCAATCCAGCGTCTGGACGAAGAACCTACGGTAGAAACCACCATCCAGGATGTGACCTGCGACTCTGACGGAAAGATTGCGCTCTTTATCCGTGGCGGCGACGTGAGCCACACGCTCCCGCTCCACAAGCTCAAGAAGAACGAGCCCTACTACATCGCGGTGTACCTCGTGGGGGCCTACCAGGAAATCCTCGGCGACCTGCACAACCTCTTCGGTGACACGAACGCCGTCCACATCGTCTGTAACGACCAGGGCGGCTACGAAATCGAGAAGGTCATTGACGGCGAATCCGTGGAAGACGTGCTGGATTACGTAAGCTTTAGCGACAAGGCCCTGGTGCGTAACATGGAAAACTGGGTGACCCGCTCTGTGAAGGAAGGGAAGATCAGCCTGCAAGAAGGCAAGGAATTCCTGAACATCTACCGCAGCGGCCTGTACGGGTACACGTATCTGGAGTAA
- a CDS encoding hydroxymethylpyrimidine/phosphomethylpyrimidine kinase — protein MTRALTIAGFDGSAGAGILADVMTMAHFGVYGEAVCTAMTEQNENEFVTPGWVIWDRIEAQLSTLFKSYTFKYVKIGMVEHAKNLGRIVDFVREKSPDAFILWDPVASASAGYRFLRNMDQDDFVPIMKRLDLITPNQDEFALFGFGLSASRDEITLGKDFDLLLKGGHSQGNDAVDTLWTAEGQFKFASPRLQGVDKHGTGCHLSSAILANIALGKSLPDACQAAKDYMNQFLQTGEGRLGGLL, from the coding sequence TTGACAAGGGCGCTCACGATTGCCGGTTTCGACGGCTCTGCAGGTGCGGGAATCCTCGCCGATGTAATGACCATGGCCCATTTCGGGGTCTATGGCGAGGCCGTGTGCACCGCCATGACGGAGCAGAACGAAAACGAGTTCGTAACGCCTGGCTGGGTCATCTGGGACCGTATCGAGGCACAACTTTCCACCCTGTTCAAGTCCTATACCTTCAAGTACGTAAAGATAGGCATGGTGGAGCACGCCAAGAACCTGGGCAGAATAGTGGATTTCGTTCGGGAAAAGTCGCCAGACGCCTTCATCTTGTGGGACCCGGTGGCCAGTGCCAGTGCGGGCTATCGTTTTTTGCGGAACATGGACCAAGACGACTTTGTGCCCATCATGAAACGCCTGGACCTGATTACGCCAAATCAAGACGAGTTCGCCCTTTTCGGGTTTGGCCTTTCGGCGTCTCGGGACGAGATCACGCTGGGCAAGGATTTTGACTTGCTTCTGAAGGGCGGGCATTCCCAGGGGAACGATGCGGTGGATACCCTCTGGACCGCCGAAGGACAGTTCAAGTTTGCTTCACCCCGTCTCCAGGGTGTGGACAAGCACGGCACGGGCTGCCATCTTTCGTCGGCAATCCTTGCCAATATTGCTTTGGGCAAAAGCCTGCCCGACGCCTGCCAGGCGGCTAAAGACTATATGAATCAGTTTTTACAGACTGGTGAAGGCCGCCTGGGCGGTTTGCTCTAG
- a CDS encoding D-alanine--D-alanine ligase, with the protein MPRLRVLVLMGGPSTEHDVSVVSGTGVVRAMDPEKYNIHPVLIDKDGTWHWSARELSPYQKDNFSVNYFRSLEGSAAVTKKSPALSELPSADIAFLALHGKWGEDGHIQALLENWGIPYTGCGLLASALAMDKIKSKEIYKANGVPTPPYRVIFKHDFNGDTLVSVSDELGFPLVIKDPLGGSSIGIGIAKDLDEAGKIATDLFKDSDRLLCEKFIAGEEASCGYIEGEKPLPPTEMRMTTREYFDFEAKYNGECQEVTPAEFKPELTARIQELVKNAHYALGGAGYSRTDVRIDKDGNLWAIETNTLPGMTPTSLLPQQAACNGITYSSLIDLIIDKSLTIRK; encoded by the coding sequence ATGCCCCGTTTACGCGTTTTAGTTTTGATGGGCGGCCCCTCCACAGAGCACGATGTTTCCGTAGTGAGTGGCACCGGCGTGGTCCGCGCTATGGATCCCGAAAAGTATAACATCCACCCCGTATTGATTGACAAGGACGGCACCTGGCACTGGTCCGCAAGGGAGCTCTCCCCTTACCAGAAAGACAACTTCTCCGTCAATTATTTCCGCTCCCTGGAAGGCTCCGCCGCCGTGACCAAAAAATCTCCGGCCCTTTCGGAACTGCCCTCGGCAGATATCGCCTTTTTGGCCCTTCACGGCAAATGGGGCGAAGACGGACACATCCAGGCATTGCTTGAAAACTGGGGCATCCCCTACACCGGTTGTGGCCTTTTGGCTTCTGCACTTGCCATGGACAAGATCAAGTCCAAGGAAATCTACAAGGCAAACGGAGTCCCCACGCCCCCCTACCGCGTGATTTTCAAGCACGACTTCAACGGCGACACTTTGGTTAGCGTCTCCGACGAACTTGGATTCCCCCTGGTCATCAAGGACCCTCTGGGCGGCTCCAGCATCGGTATCGGCATCGCCAAAGATTTGGACGAGGCCGGCAAGATTGCAACGGATCTGTTCAAGGATTCCGACCGCCTGCTCTGCGAAAAATTCATCGCCGGCGAAGAAGCCAGCTGTGGGTACATTGAAGGTGAAAAACCCCTGCCGCCTACCGAAATGCGCATGACCACCCGCGAGTATTTTGACTTCGAAGCCAAGTACAACGGCGAATGCCAGGAGGTGACACCGGCCGAATTCAAACCCGAACTCACCGCCCGTATCCAGGAACTGGTGAAGAACGCCCACTACGCCCTGGGCGGTGCCGGCTACAGCCGTACCGACGTGCGTATCGACAAGGACGGGAACCTGTGGGCCATCGAGACCAACACCTTGCCCGGCATGACTCCCACGTCTCTGCTCCCGCAACAGGCGGCCTGCAACGGCATCACCTACTCCAGTCTCATCGACCTGATTATTGACAAGAGCCTTACTATCAGAAAGTAA
- the tsaB gene encoding tRNA (adenosine(37)-N6)-threonylcarbamoyltransferase complex dimerization subunit type 1 TsaB, with translation MSFDLFVDTSRKGISIAIAGKSDDGTCGAFYKEIVDPEARGETLSRNLDNLLEQSGIALQDIGRVMVTLGPGSFSGLRTGVAFCQGICFSGARKLYGVSTLEALECFSEAPDTAVVVKARKDYWYLRLCGQESFDSTEEVIAKLRAREPKFVVVDATARDDVRLTEFFTAKGVKTFLDDGNPLSLWAKLFEKHQPSLIQEANYIQPSYFEKGH, from the coding sequence ATGTCCTTTGACCTCTTTGTAGACACCTCCCGAAAGGGAATTTCCATAGCCATCGCAGGAAAATCCGACGATGGGACTTGCGGGGCATTCTATAAAGAGATTGTGGACCCTGAAGCCCGGGGCGAGACCCTCAGCAGGAACCTGGACAACTTGCTGGAACAAAGCGGCATCGCCCTCCAAGATATCGGCCGGGTCATGGTGACTCTCGGGCCGGGCTCTTTTAGCGGGCTCAGGACCGGCGTGGCCTTTTGCCAGGGAATCTGCTTCAGCGGAGCCCGCAAACTCTACGGAGTATCAACGCTAGAGGCTTTGGAATGCTTTTCCGAGGCCCCCGACACAGCCGTCGTGGTAAAGGCTCGTAAAGATTACTGGTACCTGCGGCTCTGCGGTCAGGAGTCCTTCGATTCTACGGAAGAGGTCATCGCAAAACTCCGTGCGAGAGAACCCAAGTTCGTCGTGGTTGACGCTACCGCCCGTGACGACGTCCGCTTAACAGAATTTTTTACTGCCAAGGGTGTGAAAACCTTTCTCGACGACGGCAATCCCCTAAGCCTCTGGGCCAAGCTTTTCGAGAAACATCAACCGTCCCTGATTCAAGAAGCTAACTACATCCAGCCTTCCTATTTCGAGAAGGGACACTAA
- the rimI gene encoding ribosomal protein S18-alanine N-acetyltransferase, with product MPIRPMTEADLPHVLALQSALAFQNWNEKQFLSELRANYALCLVDEENGAFAGYAIFHLMESDSELLTIAVAPEFQRQGIASAFLCHGLGKLNQDKGDHCFLEVREGNTSAKALYEKHGFQPYGKRERYYDDGETAILYKWKICAKEFNMLLKKDKRIKKTSKKFFGFAIAVAFLLVLCFYLIMTCSGKWLVQLDEFKHVKWVVLLDGQGQDMERNDMAAKLLREHRVDSVLILGRRIYRDHYNTDYYAEDLMKQGNIDSSTVFLARHNDASTIEEAYTIIPWLKKRNADTVLLVTATAATKRAARIFNTLAGGKPHFIATDGVSDYFVPDAWYSNRESMKIWAKEWGALLLSHFDLWNIDTIGVADSVYLAPIRSLTEERRVDFIDLQKMLPSVKRKIDTLSTPQPADTTATQSKDTTTAGKDSQAATTTAK from the coding sequence ATGCCAATACGCCCCATGACCGAAGCAGACCTCCCCCATGTTTTAGCCCTGCAGTCGGCCCTCGCCTTCCAAAACTGGAACGAGAAACAATTTCTCTCCGAACTTCGCGCAAACTACGCCCTCTGTCTGGTGGACGAAGAAAACGGAGCTTTCGCCGGTTATGCCATTTTCCACCTGATGGAATCCGACTCAGAGCTTTTGACCATCGCCGTAGCTCCAGAATTTCAACGACAGGGAATCGCATCGGCATTCCTGTGCCATGGTCTGGGCAAATTGAATCAAGATAAAGGCGACCACTGCTTTCTGGAAGTCCGCGAAGGGAATACAAGTGCAAAAGCCCTTTACGAAAAACACGGATTCCAGCCGTACGGGAAGCGGGAGCGCTATTACGACGACGGTGAAACGGCTATATTGTACAAGTGGAAGATCTGCGCCAAGGAATTCAACATGCTATTGAAAAAAGACAAGCGAATCAAGAAGACATCAAAAAAATTTTTCGGCTTTGCCATAGCCGTTGCCTTTTTACTGGTGCTGTGTTTTTACTTGATTATGACCTGCAGCGGTAAGTGGCTTGTCCAACTAGATGAATTCAAGCACGTAAAATGGGTAGTCTTACTAGATGGCCAAGGCCAGGACATGGAGCGCAACGACATGGCCGCAAAACTATTGCGGGAACACAGGGTCGATTCGGTATTGATTCTTGGACGTCGTATTTACCGAGACCACTACAATACGGATTACTATGCCGAAGATCTGATGAAACAAGGAAACATTGACAGTAGCACCGTTTTTTTAGCCCGACACAATGACGCCTCCACAATTGAAGAAGCCTATACAATTATCCCCTGGCTCAAAAAAAGAAACGCCGACACGGTATTGCTGGTAACGGCCACCGCTGCAACAAAACGCGCCGCCAGGATATTCAACACCCTCGCCGGCGGCAAGCCTCACTTTATCGCTACTGACGGAGTTTCTGATTACTTCGTACCTGATGCATGGTATTCTAACCGGGAATCCATGAAAATCTGGGCAAAAGAATGGGGGGCCCTTCTGCTTTCTCATTTTGACCTGTGGAATATAGACACCATCGGGGTAGCGGACTCCGTGTACCTTGCACCTATTCGTTCCCTAACCGAAGAGCGAAGGGTTGATTTTATCGACTTGCAGAAGATGCTTCCCAGCGTCAAGCGAAAAATCGACACGCTGAGCACGCCACAACCCGCAGATACGACGGCCACACAATCCAAAGACACAACCACCGCCGGCAAAGATTCTCAAGCAGCAACCACAACGGCCAAGTAA
- the gap gene encoding type I glyceraldehyde-3-phosphate dehydrogenase: MALKLGINGFGRIGRMVFRAAVENFSKDIQVVGINDLLDVDYLAYMLKYDSVHGAFKHDVSFEGNFLIVDGNKIQVFAEKDPTNITWGALGVDVVVESTGFFLTDELARAHIKAGAKKVIMSAPSKDATPMFVYGVNHQTYAGQDIISNASCTTNCLAPMSKVLNDKFGIKRGLMTTVHAATATQKTVDGPSKKDWRGGRGILENIIPSSTGAAKAVGKVLPQLNGKLTGMSLRVPTSDVSFVDLTAELEKPATYEEICKAMKEASEGELKGILGYTDEALVSTDFRNDARTSIFDVKAGIQLDPTFVKVCAWYDNEWGYSNKVCEMARVITK, encoded by the coding sequence ATGGCTCTTAAACTCGGTATCAATGGTTTCGGCCGCATCGGCCGTATGGTGTTCCGCGCTGCTGTGGAAAACTTCTCCAAGGACATTCAGGTTGTCGGTATCAACGACCTCCTCGACGTTGACTATCTCGCTTACATGCTGAAGTACGACTCCGTGCACGGCGCTTTCAAGCACGACGTGTCTTTCGAAGGCAACTTCCTCATCGTTGACGGCAACAAGATTCAGGTGTTCGCCGAAAAGGATCCGACCAACATCACTTGGGGTGCCCTCGGTGTTGACGTCGTTGTGGAATCCACTGGCTTCTTCCTGACCGACGAACTCGCCCGCGCCCACATCAAGGCCGGTGCCAAGAAGGTCATCATGTCCGCTCCTTCCAAGGACGCTACCCCGATGTTCGTTTACGGTGTGAACCACCAGACCTACGCCGGCCAGGACATCATCTCCAACGCTTCTTGCACCACCAACTGCTTGGCTCCCATGTCCAAGGTCCTGAACGACAAGTTCGGCATCAAGCGCGGCCTCATGACCACCGTTCACGCTGCAACTGCTACTCAGAAGACTGTTGACGGTCCTTCCAAGAAGGATTGGCGCGGTGGCCGTGGCATCCTCGAAAACATCATTCCTTCCTCCACTGGTGCTGCCAAGGCCGTGGGTAAGGTTCTCCCGCAGCTCAACGGTAAGCTCACCGGTATGAGCCTCCGCGTTCCGACCTCCGACGTTTCCTTCGTTGACCTCACTGCCGAACTTGAAAAGCCGGCTACCTACGAAGAAATCTGCAAGGCCATGAAGGAAGCTTCTGAAGGCGAACTCAAGGGCATCCTCGGTTACACCGACGAAGCTCTCGTTTCTACCGACTTCCGCAACGACGCTCGCACTTCCATCTTCGACGTCAAGGCTGGCATCCAGCTCGACCCGACCTTCGTGAAGGTCTGCGCCTGGTACGATAACGAATGGGGCTACAGCAACAAGGTTTGCGAAATGGCCCGCGTCATCACCAAGTAA
- a CDS encoding OmpA family protein, with amino-acid sequence MGFRREDNHNPWMAYTDLGVALVSLFILAFVAMATLKEQKAEDLTRTEEEVLSCQEEMRKIAAERNALLSQSLKSSIEQGLIALEDGKIQIQASFLFPINGANLTAEGIKVIEGISKGLLDAMAPGDVIMVSGFTDDLPVKNSPNFSNWNLSTERAVSVVKALVAQGFPPERLFAAGFGEHQPKYPNDSEEHRSLNRRVEIGVTPLQMTEKK; translated from the coding sequence ATGGGATTTCGTCGCGAAGACAATCACAATCCCTGGATGGCCTACACGGACCTGGGCGTGGCCCTGGTGTCCCTGTTTATCCTTGCCTTCGTGGCCATGGCCACGTTGAAGGAGCAGAAAGCGGAAGACCTGACCCGTACCGAAGAGGAAGTGCTCTCTTGCCAGGAGGAAATGCGTAAAATTGCGGCAGAACGCAACGCGCTCCTTTCCCAGAGCCTCAAGTCCTCTATCGAGCAGGGGCTTATAGCTCTCGAAGACGGCAAGATCCAGATTCAGGCCAGTTTCCTTTTCCCCATCAACGGGGCGAACCTGACTGCCGAAGGTATCAAGGTCATTGAAGGAATCAGCAAGGGACTTTTGGACGCCATGGCTCCGGGCGATGTAATCATGGTGAGCGGCTTTACCGACGACTTGCCGGTGAAAAACTCCCCGAATTTTTCTAACTGGAACCTTTCTACGGAACGTGCGGTGAGCGTGGTCAAGGCTCTTGTGGCCCAGGGGTTCCCGCCGGAGCGCCTCTTTGCGGCAGGCTTTGGCGAGCACCAGCCTAAGTATCCTAACGATAGCGAGGAACACCGCAGCTTGAACCGTCGTGTGGAAATTGGCGTGACCCCGCTCCAGATGACAGAAAAGAAGTAG
- a CDS encoding fimbrial protein gives MKNAFNSILLLTLVGFGALACGAMYFGAPLFGWIIMAAIFVVFLAEQFMSMAAARKISAEEEQIAACESGRGFRVSGDGVVARRLEMARHLVEKGIRIDSPIAYEVLSNSTGLPAPRSSSGTVILLGLMGTFFGLMYSVATAGGAIDNSTTQGTLDTIQVLFQNMKGIFGTSLCGLFAALVLNASRSLLLGARERFLARLDSLTLELQGEDAAASATDMEKTELERLFQSVEKNLSAVAASVQQGLAKTVESLESAVSNSMNSVSAKLDEKLGAVASTTEKAMGSISTKLDEKLGAVASATENAMNASSKNIASAVADQVKQSSEQWKTFMDKLSTEASAGVQSQKEGLETLKMVALQVAEKAQAGSAELSKSVSEKLSALSSDILGAFQKLSESSAVLLEAQKALTESIDNRVVKEKEATDALGGNLVETAELMRVNQSELSANLEMLRAGLETILEKLSGDTAEHEEEDNFVEHLNQSLEAFHERASEVLMENAVKTQEILLEVMEQVQRANHKAEQPKVEG, from the coding sequence ATGAAGAACGCTTTCAATTCCATTCTCCTGCTTACCCTGGTGGGCTTTGGTGCCCTTGCCTGCGGAGCCATGTACTTTGGCGCCCCGCTGTTCGGCTGGATTATCATGGCCGCCATTTTCGTGGTGTTCCTGGCGGAGCAGTTCATGTCTATGGCCGCGGCCCGCAAGATTAGCGCCGAAGAGGAACAGATTGCCGCCTGCGAAAGCGGCAGGGGTTTCAGGGTGAGCGGTGACGGCGTGGTGGCTCGCCGCCTGGAAATGGCCCGCCATCTGGTAGAGAAGGGTATCCGAATCGATTCGCCTATCGCCTACGAGGTTCTTTCTAACAGTACGGGCCTGCCCGCCCCCCGCAGTTCCAGCGGTACGGTGATTTTGCTCGGCCTGATGGGTACGTTCTTTGGCCTTATGTATTCTGTGGCGACAGCCGGCGGTGCTATCGATAACTCCACGACCCAGGGGACTCTTGATACCATCCAGGTGCTATTCCAGAACATGAAGGGCATTTTCGGGACCAGCCTTTGCGGTCTCTTTGCGGCCTTGGTGCTGAACGCGAGCCGTAGTCTGCTGCTCGGTGCCAGGGAGCGCTTCTTGGCCCGTCTGGACAGCCTCACTCTTGAATTGCAGGGCGAAGACGCTGCCGCTTCTGCCACCGATATGGAAAAGACGGAACTGGAACGCCTGTTCCAGTCGGTGGAGAAGAATCTGTCTGCCGTGGCCGCCTCTGTGCAGCAGGGGCTTGCAAAGACTGTGGAATCTCTGGAAAGTGCGGTGTCCAACTCCATGAATTCCGTTTCTGCGAAATTGGACGAAAAGCTTGGCGCTGTGGCCAGCACAACTGAAAAAGCGATGGGTTCGATTTCTACCAAGCTGGACGAAAAACTCGGTGCCGTAGCCAGCGCGACGGAAAACGCCATGAACGCTTCTTCGAAGAACATCGCAAGTGCCGTGGCCGACCAGGTAAAACAGTCTTCGGAACAGTGGAAGACCTTTATGGACAAACTTTCAACGGAAGCCTCTGCCGGAGTGCAGTCCCAGAAAGAGGGCTTGGAAACCCTCAAGATGGTGGCGCTCCAGGTGGCCGAAAAGGCCCAGGCGGGTTCCGCCGAACTCAGCAAGTCCGTTTCCGAAAAGCTTTCGGCCCTTTCTTCCGACATTCTGGGTGCCTTCCAGAAACTTTCGGAATCTTCTGCCGTGCTGCTGGAGGCCCAGAAGGCCCTTACCGAAAGCATCGACAACCGGGTGGTCAAGGAGAAGGAAGCTACCGACGCCCTGGGTGGAAACCTGGTGGAGACCGCCGAACTGATGCGGGTGAACCAGAGCGAACTCAGCGCCAACCTGGAAATGCTCCGCGCAGGTTTGGAAACCATTCTGGAAAAACTTTCTGGCGACACCGCCGAGCACGAGGAAGAAGACAACTTTGTGGAACATCTGAACCAGTCCTTGGAAGCTTTCCACGAACGGGCCTCCGAAGTGCTTATGGAAAACGCCGTCAAGACCCAGGAAATCTTGCTGGAAGTCATGGAACAGGTCCAGCGTGCAAACCACAAGGCCGAGCAGCCTAAGGTGGAGGGCTAG
- a CDS encoding right-handed parallel beta-helix repeat-containing protein encodes MTRPSKIGLLLLATFVAALAGEMPFPQVENGKLLLQEKDSPYILEQGVVLSSTDTFAVEPGVTVLMGEYAKLMLRGPVDIRGTEAKPIVFRSADSSESWNGLHIISGSGSFEIKNLMVENAFRNSVFRTRGVFENVRFVNNYYGLWVDDVPELVLSHCDFNRNRFALSVRGGKVISLDSKIYNNVYGLFLEAGGDFQGDLALIKGNLESDVRKESEELAGNRKRVSRSVWQRIETGF; translated from the coding sequence TTGACCAGGCCAAGTAAAATAGGCTTGTTGCTTTTGGCAACCTTTGTGGCGGCCCTCGCGGGGGAGATGCCGTTTCCGCAGGTGGAAAACGGCAAGCTCCTTTTGCAGGAGAAGGACAGCCCCTATATCCTGGAGCAGGGCGTGGTGCTGTCGTCTACGGATACTTTTGCCGTGGAACCTGGGGTCACGGTCCTTATGGGCGAATACGCCAAGCTGATGCTCCGGGGCCCGGTGGACATCCGGGGTACAGAGGCCAAGCCTATCGTGTTCAGGAGTGCGGACTCCAGCGAAAGCTGGAACGGCCTGCATATCATTTCGGGCAGTGGCTCTTTTGAAATCAAGAACCTGATGGTAGAAAACGCCTTCCGCAATTCCGTGTTCCGCACCCGTGGGGTTTTCGAGAACGTGCGTTTTGTGAACAACTACTATGGCCTGTGGGTAGATGACGTGCCCGAGCTTGTATTGTCCCATTGCGATTTCAACCGGAACCGGTTTGCCCTTTCTGTCCGGGGTGGCAAGGTGATATCCTTGGACAGCAAGATTTACAACAATGTCTACGGCCTGTTCCTTGAGGCAGGCGGGGATTTTCAGGGTGATTTGGCTCTGATTAAAGGCAATCTGGAATCCGACGTGCGCAAGGAATCCGAAGAGCTGGCGGGCAACCGCAAGCGGGTGAGCCGTAGCGTATGGCAGAGGATTGAAACGGGATTTTAA
- the tadA gene encoding tRNA adenosine(34) deaminase TadA gives MTDDEKFMRMALREAERAFDEGEIPIGCVIVKDGVVIGKGHNQVEMLKDATAHAEILAVGTASSKLDNWRLDSATLYVTLEPCPMCAGAILNSRVSRVVYGSPDTRFGGCGTTVDVISGNALKREVGVTGGVLADECLGLLKAFFQKMRLEKGDSGNKGREP, from the coding sequence ATGACTGATGACGAAAAATTCATGCGCATGGCGCTTCGCGAGGCGGAGCGCGCCTTTGACGAGGGGGAAATCCCCATCGGTTGCGTCATTGTGAAGGACGGTGTGGTTATAGGGAAGGGCCACAACCAGGTGGAAATGTTGAAAGACGCCACTGCTCATGCGGAAATACTGGCTGTTGGGACCGCATCAAGTAAATTAGATAACTGGCGCCTGGATAGCGCTACTTTGTATGTAACTCTAGAGCCGTGCCCCATGTGCGCGGGAGCCATCTTGAACAGCCGGGTTTCCCGAGTGGTGTACGGTTCGCCGGACACACGGTTTGGCGGTTGCGGCACCACGGTGGATGTGATTTCGGGGAATGCCTTAAAGCGTGAAGTCGGGGTGACTGGCGGAGTCTTAGCCGACGAATGCCTTGGCCTTTTGAAGGCTTTTTTTCAGAAAATGCGCTTAGAAAAGGGCGACAGCGGCAATAAGGGTAGGGAGCCTTAG